One part of the Hydra vulgaris chromosome 01, alternate assembly HydraT2T_AEP genome encodes these proteins:
- the LOC136074565 gene encoding uncharacterized protein LOC136074565: MNIKYRKREKTPKYTIEQQIKTKKRSRKLVNQLYNTKSLLVIDDEKYFCFAGDSMPGNSGYYTKSVRFIGKEKFPKKLIMWIAISDRGMSEPLFRTSKAVAINSSIYINECLEKRLLPFIHKYHGDFNYLFWPDLASSHYSKDSLNWMDQYVYYVDKESNPPNVPQARPIENFWGHLAQKVYEGDWQASTEQVLIDRIKLKLQEIDLNFLQSHMKGVRAKLRSIADGDVFSYKK, encoded by the coding sequence atgaatattaaatatagaaaacgTGAAAAGACTCCAAAATACACTATAGAACAACAAATAAAGACAAAGAAAAGAAGCAGGAAACTAGTTAACCAACTCTATAACACAAAATCGCTTCTAGTCATCGATGacgaaaaatacttttgttttgcaGGGGACAGCATGCCTGGAAATTCTGGATACTACACAAAAAGTGTTCGTTTTATAGGAAAAgagaaatttccaaaaaaattaataatgtggATAGCCATATCTGACCGTGGTATGTCCGAGCCATTGTTTCGCACTTCCAAGGCTGTAGCGATCAATTCATCaatctatattaatgaatgttTAGAAAAACGACTTCTTCCATTTATTCACAAGTATCATGGAGactttaactatttattttggcCAGATTTAGCAAGTTCTCATTATTCTAAAGATTCTCTAAATTGGATGGACCAATATGTCTATTACGTTGATAAAGAATCCAATCCCCCAAATGTGCCTCAAGCACGaccaattgaaaatttttgggGACATTTGGCACAGAAGGTTTACGAGGGAGATTGGCAAGCTTCAACAGAGCAAGTTTTGATTGATCGCATTAAACTAAAACTACAAGAAattgatttaaactttttacagtCGCATATGAAAGGCGTCAGAGCAAAATTGAGATCAATTGCAGATGGTgatgttttttcatataaaaaatag